ACCCTAGTATCCCCATGCGTGGAATAAAAGACACTTCAATACAGGACCCTTTTTTCTTGGGAGGGCAGAAGAGCATATATTAGGAAGCATTATCATGTCGATATTAGTGTAAATCATGATAAGACTCAGCTTACTTTGTACTGCACTCTATAGACAAGACAACCATTTACATAATACGTGTGCTGGAAACGGATCTGGTTCTGGCATGACCCACACCAGATCAGTCTCAGGAGAAGAGTAGGGGTTAAAGAATTGTGAGACTGATGCTTggggttttctgtgtttttaagtgTGGATTGGACATGTGGATTGGACATTTATGTAAATTTGGATCAAATCATTTAGTGGCCAAATAAAGGATGATTCTGTATTTTAGGGGACGGGTGGCAACCCTAGAGTACACTCAGAAGACACAAACAATGCTCAGAGCGGTGGGCAGCCATTCCTACGGCGCCAGGGAAGCAGTGAGGAGTAAGGGCCAAAAGTGACAGCCCTCCAAACCTGGTTATCGAACCAACAATCTGGCCAGGTGCTCTTACAGCTGAGCCACCACTGAGTAGTGTCTTGGAGGGTAGGTGTCTAGCACAATTAGATAATCACAATTGACAAAATTGTGCTGAATAGACGCCAAATACTTTTATATAATGAGGGCCCTAAACACATGGAAGGTCTGTATTTACCAGAGATGTATAGTACGGAAGTAGACTTGGGTACTAAAATGATGCATCTGTATCAACTGCAGTATTATTAtaaatgagtttaatacttttactctgatacaattgtatgtgctgcattgttacttgttacaattataaaacatttagaatcattccaaacccacattatcactgccagagcagtagatgctctgcactgtcaccgggtttgataaGCTCCTCTGAGAACTTtgctgctttctgtaataactacacaacacagtaatgtacttttactttcagtactttagaactacattttagaaaaataaatatttccaaTACTTATGTTGAAAAATGGTAAATACTTTAGTATTTCCACTTAAGTGTGGGGCAGGGAGAAGGGCTGCAACTGATAGTTTGATCGGTTATTTTGGTAAGCgactaatctgttgattatttttccGAATAGTCGATTAGTTAACGATTAATTTACCATGCCCTCCAACTTTGCTTGCTGTGTTTATGGCTCCTGTTTTATTTCCTATTTAATGAGTAAATATGCGTGTGAAAATTTTGTGTTCGGGCATGTTTAGAGACATAACCCGAGCTGAATGTAAATTGTGTGAGTGTCCCCtgtactttgtgtagtgctacaaAATAACAATTAGTtgacaatgaacatttggagtcgtCAAATGTTTATAAACGACTTTAATATAGACTAATTGTCGCAGCCCTATACTCAAGACACTTTTTGACAGAGcacatttacttttactcaagtctgatTATCTGATCacgtatgttctatatgttacagtatgtttcaTATATCTGCAACTTATTCTCAATAGCACATTTTAttgcacactgaaaaaaaattaattataattatgagCTCAACTTGACTCAAGTCATCAACTTAACTTAACtaagtcaaagctagatgataattTGAATCAGTTAaatttgttcacacaacaatactTTAATTAACTCAACAGTCTTTTCAAGTAATGTGGGCTTACAGAATTTTGTaagcccccccacacacacacactttatatttacacaatatatggtgccaggagccttatgggaaagctgtataatTCAACACAGTGGAAAGAGCATTTGCACGTGTAgtttactaaaagttggttcaaatcaaattttttcattggctcaataagcattttttcaggttgaagttctctgaactagttttattgagttgtactgggcGGTAAATTTACTCTACTTGATAATAATAGTTCTTCtgattaaaacacaaaatcactttttagagtgtactgcaCAGTTACTGCACTgttctgtctgttaaactgtctcgtctgttgtatttattgtagtgttataattCTATGTTGCACACGTTAGCAcgttatgttgtctattgtattgttgttccatggtgcagcatggttctggaggaacatgatttcgttacactgtgtacctgtactcagatctaatgacaataaaagcctcttgacttgacttgtctgGGTCTGTAGGACATTATAATCTCTGCTATTTACAGTGGTATTGTGTGTGTAAGGGTCCTTTCCAGTCCATGCTAAAGGGGTCCTCAGGGGCCACACGGGGCCACAACCTGTTCCTGGTGAGAGGTGACACATGCATGAAGGCAGATTTCCAGGATTAGGGCCTGCGATCACTGATCTCTCCCGTTTCCCTAAACGAGGTGTAATATCCGGTGCTGCAGCTCAGGTTGCAGCCCCCCATAACCCTTACTGTACTGACCCCCACCGGGACAAAACCCAGCGAGAGACCCCAAACAGAGCAGGGGACCCGACGGCTCTACAGCGGGCAGATACGGCCTGTTACCAGCGTGAGTAAAAACCCGAGTTATGAAGAAATGCTAAAAGTCCCCAAACGGCCCGTTCTGTACCCTGAATTAGAAACAGCAGCCACGCGGCCGCACATGCAGCTGTCAATCAGCGCGCATTCCTGCGACGGATCAGCTGTCTGGAGGAGTGTTAAAAACTTAACACTGCACTTATAGTCACATTTCAGCATCTTAGAGGCATTGTTCTAAATAAACCATACTAATATAACGCTGTTCtgattaattaatgtaattatcaCAGTTAATGAATGTTTGGACACAGTGTGTTTGGTTAAAAGGAACACTAGTTACAGTATAATAATGCACTACAACTGTGAGtctgttttacactgttttacattCATTCTGAATAAAAAGGCTAGAATGGCCTGTAGCTATAAATATGAAGCTACCTGTCAGGTACAAACACACTGACTACAGTTTAGTATAGGTTAACTATTAAAGTTACTCACCAAACAGAGCCAGAAGTCCCACAACCAGAAGATGAGAGATGACTGAAGGCTTCATCTTCCAGATGGTTAGACTAAACTAAGCTTAGATAATAAATCTAAATTAATCCTATtcgtttcatttatttattttaacttcgTCTTTATGGTCACAACCTGAATGAAGAGCCAGCCTGAGTTTTTCTGAGGCTTTATACTTTAGCAAACCTCTTTAAGGAGGAGCAGGACGGGGGCGGGGCCTGGAGTCATCTGAACTGAACAGAACCGAACTGAATCGACTGCCCAAACGACTCACTCCAACTGAACAACAGTCTTTGGTTCACTCAACTGGATATTCGATTCAATGAATCACTGTCGTAAAGGTCGAAACAGAATGAACCCTGAATCAACCTGAAAGCACAGAACACTAAATAAACGCTGAAGTACGATTTCACTTCATCTTTTAATGTTTATGACGAAAAACCGACCTTTAAGCAGCCTTCATTTAACCCTGCctaactaaatactaaatactgacaCTGATTTTAATGTTCATTCAAAGGATTttgtcaaaatgtcaaaatgaaATGTCAAAATGAATATTGTCTCCGAGTTCAATAATTGTAaagataatacagctctggaaaagaccagttcagtttctgaatcagtttctctgaatttgctatgtataggtatatatttctgtgaaatgaacattgttgttttattctataaactacagacatttcctttccaaattccagataaaattacagtcatttattgcatttatttgcagaaaataagaaatttctgaaataacaaaaaagatgcagagctttcagacctcaattaatgcaaagaaaacaagttcatattcataaaggtgtatttggtggaataaccctggtttttaatcacagttttctgcatcttggcatgttttcctccaccagtcttacactctgcttttaaataactttataccactcctggtacaaagattgtgataatccatcttccatTTGTTTATGTTCCAGAggcttcaatttggtaaaattaaagaaactcaatttttaagtggtcgtcTCTGGATACAAGACAACTCCAACCGTAAATAAATGGCAGTAATCTGTAACAAGTATTATTTCTTCAGAACATTCTTCTCTGCTCTGAAAGTACAAGCTTATTTTTCAAAATACCGGCCACATATGAAGCCTGCAACCTACTCTATGTGCCTAATGATCCAATTCCATTGTTCATGTGTGCAAAACTCCCAttcctttgtttattttattgcatcttttaatttcattttttattagttattactGATACCGGTCCACCTTTGgttcattaattttaaaaaggtttgGTTCTGTTTTCTGTTAGCTATGTTGATTGCATGTTTGTAATGGCTAGAATTtgcaatgaaggaaaaaaaaaagaaaaaaaaaaaagaacagcacaTAATCAATGTGATCTAAAATTTACTAATTGAAAACCTGAATTTCTTATATTAGAAAGATGTTAAATACATGCAACACAAAAACTAGCTCATACCAGACATCATGTACGGTGTGTAACTTATTTTCTACCAATAATTACTACACTTTACCAGTAATGACACAGATGCGCTTAGATATGCCCCCAGGTGCACTGCccatttctatttgtgtttaaaACATATATCCAGCAGAAAAGATTTGACGTTTCTAGAGCTTCAGAACATGATCAATTTTCATATTGCATCAACATGCACATCTGGGACTTTATCTGTGCTTTATAGTGACCCAACTGTATATCAATGTTAAAGTACCATGGGTGTATTTGAAAAGCATTGTTGataagaatctgccactgctgattcTATGAAAATCGTTAATTGCATAACATTACTATTTCACCCAGCTGTGTGACTTACCACAGATGGGTTTTTACTGTTCATACTGAAAATTAAGAAATGTGAAACATTTTAGCCAAAAACCACCCAGCCCTAGAGTCACTGTGAAAGTTTTTCTTAAGGCATTAGAGGGCCTCCTAAGCTCCTAAGAAACATAAGGGCAGAACAACTGTAATGTGGTAATTTATCAAAACACTGTGCATCAAATGGTTAGAACCAGACTAGATATAATCCCTGGCCCTATTCCACTTAATCTTTACTGTGCAAGTGTTCTAATTGTGCTGGATGGCAAGGGTTCAGCACAGTTTAGTTCCCACGGCCTCAGaacagctgctcaaatcacaaATTCTGGCAATTTAACAGGTGAGCTGAACGTTTAAGCGGAACCATGCAAGACAATGCCACCCAGGAACAGAATCCAAGTACGCCTTTTAGCCCAAGTAAATTCTATATGGGGTAGTTTTCTCGAAAACAAATTAAGCCTGGTCATGGATTAATAGCATTTTAAATGCAGATTTCTCTTAAATTTAATCTGAAAATCCCTCACTGTGGTGAGATCTGGGGCAGTTATGAAAAAAGCACTCCACGAAGGTGGCCATCAATGCATTAGAGAATTAAAGGtcaatttaagttatttaaaaaggtataaagtaaaaatatatcaCTTTTAAATGTGATCTAACTGTGCTTCATGGTTATGCCAAAAAAATAGTGCATCCAAATAGCTTaactaaaaaggttaaaaatgtcCCAAGCTCAAATTCTACAAAAGACAGACATAAAATAAACCTCAAACATTTTAAATAGTGAAATACATGTACTTTAATCGTGTAGTTGGATACATTTTTACATGTTCTTCCATTTAGTCCGTCAGCCTTCcacaaaaaacttggaaaaatgtacAACTGTCATGACACCAAACACAGAACTTTCGCTGGCCAGTGTAAGACGTGCGTCGTCACAGCAGGAGATTGAGGACGGATGCAGACTTTACATGGCGAACAGGATGAGGAAAGCAACCATCAAACAGAACAGTCCCATGGCCTCAGACAGGGCAAAGCCCAGGATAGCATAGGAGAACAGCTGCTGCTTCAGTGAGGGATTCCTGCAGGGAACAAAGAGCATGAGAACATTTGACAAGTGCTTGAGATGCTTCAAATGGTAGTCAACCAGCATGAATGACGCTGCCTTGATTTTGTACATTAGTCTGGGTAACGAGATCTGACCACACCAGATTACACTAGACTTGGGTATGCAAAACAGGCCAGACCCGGAACAGTTAATGCTGATTCACCTGCTCCAACATAGCTATTAAACCCAGCAATAACAGAAGCCAATCAGGTGTTCTTGAGCAGGAAACCAACCAAATTTGTGCAGAAATTTTGCCTTATAGGACCACCaaaattgcccacccctagaTGACAATAGCATAGAGAAACACTGGACAACCCCAATACAAATCTGAGGGTTTGCATGAACTGCAAAAGGTGCATTTCATGCAGACATACAACTTTTCCCCCTATAGACAGAAAATCTCTTTTTTAAACaactatttaacattttttaaactagGGTTATTCAGTCCTGGCCCACCCCCACCCCCTGTAAATTTATGGCTCTCCTGTGTCTCAACACACCCGTTTCaattaatcagctcattaacaagcacTTTAagggtttcagtgtgtgtgttaaagaagGCAATCCTCTGAAATGTGCTGAGCAAGGGAACAGTCCATTGCAGTGTACCTGTGTACATGTTTACACCCCTTGATTTCCCACTACTACAATCCTCACTCATTCTCCCTTCTATACAAAGTACTTTGCTGACCTGAGCCAGGGATTAACATCTCAGCTTTGTATCAGATTTCAAGGATCAGGTCCAAGCTCAAACTGTTCCCAAGCTGGAGTAATGTGCTATAGTGCAGCCAGTGCAATAATGAATCCAAGCCACTTCATGCAAGCAACCATATTTTAGAAAATTTCAATTTCATACATGTGGTAGGCATAATCACAGTCATTTCTATTAAGCAGAACTCTATGAAATTACATAGTGCTCACTCTGTACAGCCAGATGTAATGTTTACTGTAGATACAGGTTGTCTGTGGTGTACCTTGCATATCCAATGATGAGGCTTCCGAACACTGTTCCGATTCCGGCTCCTGATCCGGCCACACCCACGGTGGCGGCACCAGCTCCAATGAACTTGGCGGCTGTGTCAATGTCACGGCTCACTGCACTTGTCTGGAAACCCCTCAGTGCAACCTGGGAGAGGGGGCTCTGTGGCAGGAGGACTGGGCTAGCCTAGTTAAGGAGAGAGGAGAGGGaagagaggaggaagaaagaaaaaaaaaattaagtggttaACTaggaaagtaaaaaataataaatgaacattagACATGTCGGTGTATTGCACTGTGTTAAACTAAGGCCAGTGTAATAGCTACTGTAAAATATTGGGTCACTCAAATACAGCTTTGCATAGTTCCCCAATACTGAAAATACTTCTCAATACCATAGATAATTTTCTTTGGATGATGAGTTGAGAATTTTAAGACAGTTGtgtcaattaaaaaaacacaacaatctGGAACTAGAGTAAAAAGTTGATAGACTGGTTCATTTACATTAATAGCctcattatttagtaaacaggcAAGATCAAAGTATGCAAATATGATAATGTCCATATACTGCACAAAGTAGAATATAAAGTGAATATCTAGTATCAATTTTGGCTTTCggctagacaaaaaaaaaaaaaaaatgttctgagtTCAGGGAGAGAGAAACCCTAAGGACCCTCCAACATTGATTCTCCACACACCTCTATggaatttttttaatataaagcagcaacaccacaggtataAAGGGTCATGAAATAAAGTAATGCTTGATCATACAGTATATTTCTCAGAAAGAAAATTGATTTTAACACAAAAGCTGATTACCAGAGAGGACCAAAATGAAATGGTAGCCAAATGGCAAACACCCAATTGCAAAAGTCAACTGAAGCACCCGGACACAATCAGGGCACAAGAACTCTAGAGAAGCAAAAATTAAAGACATATCCATGCACAACAAAACCATTGTTTACAATGCAACAGCCATCAGAGAAACCAAAGACCTGAACTCACCTCTGCAGACTTGACATCTGGCCTGGAGAGCACAGAGGCAGAGAGGGGTCTGCACAGCGCCCTTGAGCCAGAGCGAACCTGAAAAATAAAGGACAGTTAATGAACAGCTGTAAAAGCACATTCCTAAATTataagaaataaatcaacttgTAATAAATCACAACTGTTTCATTAAAGCAAcctaacagctagctagctataaCAAATTAGCCAGATGGGCAGAACCCGAGATccaactagctaactagcttaactAAGCTACCTAACTGTCTAATGCATTGCACATTAATTCAAAGTTAACTTAAAAATAGCAACTAACCCATAACAGTTGTGTCATAAATCAAGCAGAAAGAAACAAATAGAAGCAGAATCCAACGCAAATAATGAATTAACTTATATTGATTATGGCCCTCAAATGTCTCcagctagcctagctagctagctaaactgtGGCAGAGAACACCAACAAATGTCAGCAGGCCTGGATTTAACAGGCCTTTTTCGCAGTTTTAAGAGCTAAATGACACCTGTGAAAATGAGAAGTGCTTTTATAGGTTACATTTTCTCTAATACTGCAGCACTGTGTTACTGCTGGCTGTATGGGAAGATGACCTTGAGTGGGGAAAGGCACTTcatacattagcattagcaacacagctagctaacctaactagcagACTATCAAGCAAAACTTTAAAAGATTTagagctaaaaaaaacagcattaagaGAGGAGATTGAAACAAAGCCATGTTAACGGTTACACAGAGTTACACataaaaattgtgtaaaatgtgCACACTCCGAACAGTACAGCAGCATTACTCAGACTGCACAGATCCCAGTCCTGACGTTAGCTGGAGGACAAGGCTTCAAGTTCACCAGGCCATTTTTTGCACTAAACACTAAAGCCAAGCACAAACTACGGCACAGCTGTTATTATAAACCTAATAAAGAACATAAAACCCCGGCAAAACCTACCAGTGCAGGCGTAGACACGAACTTAGCGCAGGCGTACATTTTCAGCTGAGCTGACCGACCGCTTCACTCACTCTCGGGCGGGATGAGCCGGATCACTGCGGGCAAACGAAACAAGGTAAGGTCAGTGAAATATCTGCACACAACCGCGCAAAACTACAGCCAATGAGAGCCTCAGCAACACAGAACagtcacacagtctcagtcagggCTAAACACGCGAGCACGGACAGGGTAAAGAGTTAGGATGAAGGCGGATTGTGAAACTTTAGAGCTGGTTAGATCTCTCCTTCACTCACCGGGCTGCAGAGGTCGAAGCGCTGAGAAGCCGCTGCGCATGCGCCTCAGCCCATTTAAAGAGAAAACCCCGGATGCTGGGGCTGCGTCACTGAAAGTCACGATGGACgaaagggggggggggagaaGGGTAAAAGGGGGAGACTCATTCAATGACATGAATGGAGGGTTAGTTCTAACCCAGACAGgggaaaacatttaataaaggtTCATTTTCCGTCTCTAATACACGTAAACAGCCCTGGTCTCCTGGCGTCATATTGATTTGTTAATGCACACCGATTttacgttgattcaatgttatagttttatttgcattgtttgtataaAACGATTTGCATGTAAtgtcgtgccatatcactcacccctaattatcacatcacaaaaatatcacaaaaatcacactgttctcattttcctttatatatctactagaggtcagatctgtccagtatcatttattttatatatggagataaatggagtgcattataagtgtcatggaattctggatcatttacttctgttacaaatctgataattttttttatttatttctcagttaggggtgtgccatatcatattgtatgcaataatacatttttattttcattttgttgcagtagtgtattcttgaaatattttttaattcagtgttttatcatattgccaagagtattgttatcacaaaaataccatgaattgtcatgatattattttaggaccatatcgcccacccctatttgaGGCAAACACCTGTTGCCTTAAAGCATTGTGAGTATAGAAGAGCTCCAaccattcaaaacctttaaatgagTTTTAGTTCAGTGTAAGAATGCCTATAGCGCCTGAGGTAATGTTAAATAATAGTTGTTCAAATAGTTGGTCAAAGGTAAAATGTACAGCAAAATAGCAAAGTAACTGAAATTatacaaaatgtttaaaaggGGGAAAAATGGAATTTAACACCTGCATTCATCTCAATCATggcagtgaacacacactcactaattaATAAGACATAAAGACACATCCAGTGCGGTGATCTGTCACTTCAGTACCCAAGGAGCAGTTGGGGTTGGATGTCTTGCTCAGGGTCACCTCTACCGTAAACATAGAGGGTGAAGGAAATCACTGTTTATTCACTCCTTCCACTCCCACTTCATGCTGGTCCAGTGAATGGAACTGGCTACCTTCAGGAGCCATGATCACTTTTCTAACCTTTAGGCCAAAGTTGTCCCAAGTTTCATATGCAATTTGTAGTTCACACAGAAGGGGCAATACATTCCCACTCacgggcgtggtagtggggggaaaagtgtacctgactacccagggcccaagtagggggaggggcccatgaaaatcatgttccttgtgtactggcatggataggggcccactgacactgagagtgtacagggcccaaaatttgctgctacgcccctgttcCCACTAGACATCATCAGAGTCTGAATAAAAACAAAGACAAATCAGAGAAATGTGTAAAgaataaatatgttaaaatggCAGTATCTAGTGCATtctacagtagggctgcaactaacgactattttagtagtcgactaatctgccaatatattttttttaaagtcacgATTATTTTTAGCCATACCCTCTATTTGCACTTTCTAGTGGTAAAGCTCCTCATTCAATGCATATTTTACTGCACATTCACTGTTAAACATTTAGAGCCCAAGACTCAATTATCCAAAATTTGTGCATTTTGGATAAttatatgccactcctggtgcaaaaatgtaaacagttcagcttgattcaatggcttgtgatcatccatcttcctcttggctATATTCCAGAGATattcaaataacaaataaaaaaactaatcatGGTGTCTTATTGCCCCTACTCTATCTAGcgttagtaatgttaatgaaggagttaATCCTGTTTAAACCCACCTTATCAAGCTTTCTGCAGTAGTTTAACCCACCACAAGTAATATAGgagtcagtgtttaaactgtgcaGTGAGCAGAACTGCCGTTATTTCACTATCTTTCTCGCGCTGCAAGTGGcgcccacactgaaacctcactGGCCGAATAAGCATAATTTTTCTGGTCGACGTTGTCGATTACGTCGTCTAATCATTGTagttgtattttgtatatttgtatatactaCAGATTTTAGTTCCATTGctgcagctatatatatatatgtaacccTGGTGAATAACTAGCTATAATAAttcctaaaataataatgtttatttgaaTAGTTCGTGTAATTGTTTCTAAAGAATAATCTCTGTTCAGTCACTGTTATATTTACctggtttttattttactttattttgtccCATAACTCTCTGCAGTGTAGGTTTGCTGGGAGAAAGGGGGCGGGTCTGAAAGAGTGCGGGAGAAGCTGGATGGGTgcgagagggaaggagagagtaaGGAGGAGTGTGAAAGAAATAAAGTTCTAGTTTTATCTAGCTAAGCTGTCTCCGTGGACTACGGAGCATTAACGTAGTATTTCAGTTGTGTTATCTGCCCGATATCACACTAAACTGTGAATACGCTGCTGATCAAGAGTAAGTTAAGTTCACTGAGTGTGTGTTAACCTAGTACAGGATAACGCTGTGCATCGTGGACGCTGGACTTGTCTGGTTGGCGAAACCAAGCGCTAGTGAGTCCAACCAAGCCGAAGATCCTGCCTGTTCGACCAGTATCGCTGGCGGTTAGCCAGTCCGGCCAGCCTGCATCTCCACAAGCTCCGTGGAG
This DNA window, taken from Astyanax mexicanus isolate ESR-SI-001 chromosome 5, AstMex3_surface, whole genome shotgun sequence, encodes the following:
- the atp5mc3b gene encoding ATP synthase membrane subunit c locus 3b, producing the protein MYACAKFVSTPALVRSGSRALCRPLSASVLSRPDVKSAEASPVLLPQSPLSQVALRGFQTSAVSRDIDTAAKFIGAGAATVGVAGSGAGIGTVFGSLIIGYARNPSLKQQLFSYAILGFALSEAMGLFCLMVAFLILFAM